A window of Roseiflexus castenholzii DSM 13941 genomic DNA:
GTTTTTAGCACGCCGAGAACATCGCGCCACTGTCTTTCGGAGACTTCGCCGCCTAGACGATACCATTCCAGTTTGGAGAGAATCGTATCTTCTGGGCTGGCGAATTTTGCGCAGACTTCAGTCTCAAAAACGAAGGTCTGCCTTTGAGCGCGGGCAAGTTGTGATTGAAGAAAGGGGCGTGGACGCGGGATAAAAACGTCCACTTTGAACATCGTTTCGCGGTGAATGATATTGAAACTGGAATAATGTTGAATGGATTCGGCTATCATCTCGGCGTCCACATAAAATTCTTCTCGCAAGGCGGCGACAAAAGGCGCAAGGTGTTCGAGCCGCATTTCTGCCACAATGTCGGAGTCCTGCGTGGTTCGCACCATGCCATAGAGTGCGGAGGCAAGCGAGCCGCTAATGAGATAAGGGACGCCAAGACTCTCAAGAACGCTCGTTACCATGATCGTCACTTCCACAGGTTCATTTTGCATGAGGCAAGTCTCCGTACACTTTTTGCGCCAGTTCTTCTCCCAACAGCAGGCTTGCCAGCCTGCGGCGCAGTTCGGCTTCGCTGGCTTGCGGATATTGGGCGCGCAAGCCCGTCAGCGCCAACAGGCGAGCGGAGGCGTTCAACTGCGCCAGCATGTTCATCTTGCGCGTGGGGCTCGCCTGCCGCAGGAGTTCAATTTGCAGGGCTTCCATTTTGGGATGGGTATCAGAATAAAAAGAAGTCATGGCTTGCTCCAAATTACTCATTCAAGATGAAATCACCGCCTCCCGCGATGACTTTTTTCAGCCGCTCGACGGCGTTGAGGGTTTCGTAAAGGAAGGGCGTGCCAGAAATCATGCTTGAAAAATCCTATCGTTCGGTTATAATGAGGGCGCCAGCGGACAAGATTCGGCTCCATGCTGTGTGGTTGCGGGACTACGGTCTCCGAAACCCTATATCCCTGGCGTTTTATTTTGTTTGCGCCATTCCAAAGCCGCTCACGGCGGCGGCTTTTTTTGTATAGTACACGCCATAACCTGCGGCGCGTTTGTCGTCAATATCCTAAACCAGATGAACAGCATTCCACAGTAATTCAGGTAGCGGTCTTCCCCTTTCTCATAGAGACGCTGGCGCCCAGGTGAAGTAATCAGCGGCTTGCAAGCCTGCGTGCTGGGGCGGTGTGTGGAAGAGATGACGCGGATGGGCGCATTGGCAGCGACGCCCCACTGTTGGGCGAACCGCTGGCGCGCTGTTTCGAGGGCGGCTTGCAAGGCAGCGGTGCGGTCGGATGCACCGCGTTTTGCAAAGACAATTTCATAGCAGCCACCGTCTTTGTGCAGCAAGTTTTTGAACAACCGCCGTGTCAGGTAATCGTATAACTCGTTGGGACGATAACGGTAAGCGGGGTTGCGGAGATTTTGCTGGCGGACGTAATCGAGCACGCGCCATTTATCGGTGACAACCGCAAAGTAGCGTAGTCCTTCGGTTTCCCGCAGCAGGGAGAGCACTTCGCCGCGCTCGCGCGAATACTTGCCGTCAATCGTCAAGCCAATGCGGTTGCGAAAGCGGGTGTAGGAATTATCCAAAAAGTTCTTTTGGGAGATGTATTCGAGGAAGGTGTTGGTATTGAAGACCCGGTGACATTCAATCTCATCAAAAAACTTGGCTTTGATTTCCTTGTTTGAAAGCAGCAGTTTGACGAGCGCGTGGTCAATCTTCCATGCGGCGTCCTGCACGGCGGCCAGGACGAGTTCGCCGTTGTCGTCCACAAAGCGCGGGTCGGTTTTGAGCAGGTTAGTAAGTTTGGCGTTGAAGGACATCACTTGCTCCTGTGTGTCGTGAAATCGCTGGCTGAATTAAGCGGCCCAACATGAAGTAGACCAACCGCCTCCGCCTATTCCAGCCAGTACTCCGTGAGACGGACGACCGTCCATCTAACCCCGCCCCGCACCGCGTTCGGCCGCTCTTCGTCCGCCGATGCCCGCCTGTCCGATGCTGGACGGAAGCCCTCTCTCCTGACACTCACGTGCGACGAAGCCGCATCGTTTGTGGAACGCCGAAGACCTCCTCGCCCAGTCCAAGAACGAACCTGAACCTCACGCGCTAGTGTTTGCGCGCATTGCGCGGCACATCACTGCGAGCATAGAGCAATCTATTTTCGATGTCAAGCGGTTTCCTCCTTCCAGCCGATCGCAAAACCCGCTCGATCATGGGCGCGGCGCGCTGCGCCGTAAACACTACGCGCGCTGCACTGAAAAAGCCTCTATCGGAATGGGTGCGGCGGTTCATGCGCTTTCATACCATACACCATCTGCACGTGATGGAATTGGGGTCTAGCGGCATATTCCCGCCCCTTCATAGAGGCGATCATCACGTTGACCGGTAAGGGGTCGTCGTGTTTGGTGCGTGGGGAGCCTGGAGACGTTTTGCGCTCTCGCCTCGCCATGTACCTCCGGTTGACCTATGCACCGGGTCTGATCCACCGATGATCAAGCGCGCCGCGCGATTGCTGCGTCTGCTATTCAGCGTGGCCTCAAACCTGACTGATGACCGGCAATCCCTGCCAGCGGTGCGCCACCGGACTCTGCCCCGCGCCGATGGGCCGCGCGTCAGCGATGGACCCCCCGGCAGGGATTGGCGGTCCCGGTGTAGGTCCTGCTCCACCGGCAGTCTACGGGCCGGCAGGGCAATGGTCGCCGCCGCGCAGGTGCAGCCCGTGCCGCGGGTGTGGCGGGTGGGGATGCGCGCGGCGCGTAACGTGAGGTTTGTGTCCCCGTCGTAGAGCACACCACGTCACCGGAGCGGTGTCCGCCCTTCAGCAGCACGTAGCGCGAGCAAGGGCAATCTGGTCCCATGTCGCGATGCGCATATCCGCCTCGTCCTGCACCGGCCGCCCAGCAGCACCGATGCGTCGGGCAGTGCGGCATGATGACCAGGACCGGCGGCGACAGCGCCTCGCGCAGGGCGCTCACCGTGACGGCAGCGAGCAGCCGGTCGCCGTGCTTGACCACCATTGACCACCATCACCGGATCGACCACCGGTTGCCGCACCTCGGAGCGGCGCAGAACGTCGGCCACGCGCTCGATGATCGGCGCCGCGCCGGGCATGCCGGTCTTGACCGCGTCGGCGCCGATGTTGTCGAGCACCGGAGTGATCCGGGCGACCACCAGATTGGGCGAAAGCAGTTCGACCGCCTGCGTGCCGAGGGTGTTCTGGGCGGTGATGGCGCCGGTCTCGTAGACGCCGTGGGCCATACACAGAACTTCAGGGCGGCTTGAATGGCGCGCCTCTGCCCACGTCGGAGCCGGCAATGGTGGGGGCTTTGTGCCTGGTGTTCCTCCTATACTGTTCACCCCTGCATTCTCGTTGGGATGGGCCCGGGGATGCGTAGCCTCCTCGCAACTCCCGTTCCGCCCGTGGCGGGTTATACCAATGACCGGTGACCATCCGGCATGGTCACCGGTCATTGGTATTATCCGCCCACTGTGATCTGCTCTTCAGCAACCCCCGGCGCCACTTCGATGGGAATGTCCGTCTCGCGGAGCAGCCTGGTCACAATATCGCCGGTGAACCAGTGGCGCCAGGTGCGCGGGCGCGGCTTGCCGACGATAATGCGCTGCACGTTGTGGTCGTGCGCATAGCGGAGAATGGAATCAACCACCCGATGACTGTCGATAACCCTGACATGGGCGCCCAGATCGCGCGCCAGGCGCAGGTTGCGCTCCAGTTGCTGCGCGGCGCGCGCCGAGCGGCGTGTGGCAGCGCCCGGTGGCTCGACGTGCAGCGCCAGCAACTCGGCGCCCAATTCGACCCCGACCCGCGCCGCATAGCGGATGACCGCCTGCGATTGCTCTTCTTCACTGATGCACACCAGAATGCGCACCGGCGCAGCCCGTTGTTCGGTCACATGTCGCTCGCAATGGCTCAAAAGGCAAACCGGACCGTCTGGTGGCGTCGCCGCCACCACTTGAAGATTTCGTCCACCAGCAACATAATTGCCGGGAAGGAGATCAGCATGAGCCAGAGTTCGGGCGGCGGCGGCACAAAGTTGAAAAGTGTCGCCAGCGGTTCGACATAAACCAGCGCCAGCATCAGAACCACCGAGAGCAGCGTTCCGATCACCAACGCCCGGTTGGTGAAGAGACCAATGTGAAAGACCGAACTCCGGCGCGTTCGGCTGGCGAATGCCACCCCGACCTGCGCCATAACGATTGCCATATAGGTCAGGGTCGTCGCCTGCGCGTAGAGGTCGCCACTGTTATCCATCGGCATGCCTGGCCGCCACCCGGCGCTCCAGTACACCGCGAAGAACGCCAGCAGCGCCAGCATACCTTCCAGCATTCCCAGCATCGCAAACGTCCGCAGCAATGTTTCACGGTCGAGCAGCGGCGCCGTGCGCGGACGCGGCGGATGTTCCAGAATGCCGGGTTCGGGAGGCTCGGCGCTCAACGCCACCGAGGGAAGCAGTTCCGTTCCCACGTCGATCGCCAGCACCTGCAACACCGTCAGCGGCAATGGAATGCCGGCGACGACGCTCACGACGATCACTGCGGCTTCGGCGACATTGTGCGCAAAAATGTAGGCAGCGAGTTTCTGGATGTTGGCGAAAATCGCGCGCCCTTCCTCGATCGCCAGGAGCAGACCGGCGGGATGTTGTGCGTTGAGCACAATGTCGGCGGCGGCAAGCGCGACTGCCGTTCCCGATGCGCTGACGACCACGCCAATTTCCGCCTGCCGTAGCGCCGGCGCATCGTTGATGCTATCTCCCAAAAACGCTACCACCTCGCCGCGTTGCTGCAATGCTTCGACGATCCGCCGTTTATGCACCGCATCCATTTGCGCAAATATCACATCTTCCAGCGGTGCGAGCAGCAGCCCAAGATTGGCGCTGCTCATATCGTCGAGATCGGCGCCGGTGACGATGTGGACGTGCGGTGTATCGATCAACCCTACCCGCCGTGCCGCTGCTTCGGCAGCCAGTCCATACGCACCGGTGACGACAATCACCCGGATTCCTGCCTTATGACATCCTTCGATCAACCGGACGACTTCTGGTTGGGGCGGCTCCTGGAGCGCCGCAAAACCGAGAAACGTCAGATCGTGTTCGATATCGCGCGCGCGCCACATCATCCCTTCCTGTGGCTCTTCGAGTGTGCGCATTGCGAAGGCGACCACTCGTTGGCCGGTTCGGGCGTGATCATCGATGATCTGCTCGATTTCCTGGCGCGTCGCTTCATCCAGCGCCGTCGCCATCCCGCGCCGCTGGATGGCGACGCAGAGGGAGAGAACGACGCGTCCGGCGCCGCGCACATAGGCAGCCAGTTCACGCTTCCCATTGCGCTCAATCGTCACCACCACACTGCCGAGTTGACGGCGCGGCTCGTGGGGGAAACTCTGCAACCGCACCACGTGATTGCCAATCGATGCGTCATTAATGCCGCCGCGCGCTGCGGTCGCCAACAGGGCGCCTTCCAGGGGATCGCCGACAATGTGCCAATCGGGGTTGCTGGCGTCGGGCGGCAGCAGACGCGAATTGTTGCACAACACCGCCGCGTGCAGCACGGCAGTCAGATCGGGGTTCGACGAAACCCGCACCAGTGCGCGTTCGTGCAGAAATGCACCTTCCGGTCGATAACCGCTGCCGGTGGCGGTATAAACTCGTCCGCCTGCCCAGATAGCGTTGACCGTCAGGGCACTGCCGGTCAACGTCTCAACCCGATCAAGGCACAGCACCGTCGCCGAACTCAGGCTTTCGACCCCCGCCAGCCGACGCACCAGCACGCCATAACGCGCCAGGCGTCGCCGCGCCAGCGCCAGCGCCAGCGTGACCGTTGGCAGCAACCCTTCTGGCACGAATGCCACGATCATGCCGATGGCAAAAATGATGCCAGCCTGAACGGAAAATTGCTGTCCTACAACCGTCAACAGAAACGCGCCAATCCCGGCGACAATCGCCACACGGGTGATCGTGGCGGCGAGCGCGTTCAATGCCTGCCCCAGCGGACTTGGTTCGGCGCGAAGCGCTGCGGTGCTTTCGGCAATCGTGCCCAGCAGGGTCTGCATCCCAGTATGCACAACGACCAGGCTGCCCTGTCCTTCGAACACAACCGTGCCCGCCAGCAGAATGTTGGGACGTTCGACCAGCGCCAGCGTCGGATCGGGCATCGCGCCGGCCACTTTGGTCACTGGCGCAGCATTGCCGGTCAGCGCAGTCTGCTTGACACGCAACCCATCACTGGAGATCAGGTAGCCGTCCGCCACAACGACCGTGCCCGGTTTCAGCGGCAGAACATCTCCAGGAACGACCTCGGTTGTCGGTATCTGACGCACCTGACCGGCGCGACGCACATAGGCGGTTGCGGGCAACAACTGGCGCAGCGCGGCGATGGCGCGTTCGGCAAGATACTCCTGCCAGGCGGTGAACACGCCATTAAGGAGGGCAACAACCAGGATGATCCACCCGATAATAGGCGTATCGCTGAGGAATGCCAGGAGACCGGCGATCAAGAGGATCAGCGAAATCCAGTTGGCGAAGGCCGCGATCAGGCGGCGAAGTGTCGAGACCGGCAGGGTATCGGCAATCGCATTGGGACCGTAGCGTTCACGGCGTCTCCGCGCCTCTGCTTCGTCGAGGCCGTGTGGTGCAGTCTGCAACGCGGCGCAGACCTCAAGCGGCGACATTGCCGCAATCTGATCGAGCGAGTGGTCCGACACGACGCTCCTCGCAAACAGGTCACCGGTCTGCGTACCGCCCTGAAATGCTGAGTTTCTCGCCAGACTCTGCGCGCCGACGGAGTTCCGCCAGCACCGCATCGACCTTCTCCGGCGTCGTCAGGTCGTGATAGTATTCCAGGTTCGCCTGCAATACCGGCGCGTGATCACAGTCTGCCAGGCATTTGACCCGTTGCAGCGTGAACATGCCATCGGGCGTCGTCTGATCGACCGCGATCCCCAGTTTCGCTTGCAGCGCGGCGATCAGGTCTTCAGCGCCGCAAAACGCGCACGGCACATCATCGCACACCTGCAATACCCACCTGCCCACCGGCTGTTCATACAGCAGCGAATAAAAACCGGCGACCTCGAACACATCGGTTGGCGGCATGTCGAGCAGGGTCGCCACTTCGCGCATGGCTGCGTCGGTCAGATAGCCATACTCGTCCTGCGCAATGAAGAGCAGCGGAAGAACGGCGCTCCGCTTATGAGGGTAACGCGCGATGATTGATTCAATCTCAGCGCCGTACTTTTCGATCAGCGACATACCGGATTCTCGTCCTCTCTCAGGGGTTAGCGATCAACTTCTCCGAGCACCGGGTCGAGCGAGGCAATCAGCGCCACCAGATCGGCGA
This region includes:
- a CDS encoding bifunctional hydroxymethylpyrimidine kinase/phosphomethylpyrimidine kinase translates to MLYDGDTNLTLRAARIPTRHTRGTGCTCAAATIALPARRLPVEQDLHRDRQSLPGGPSLTRGPSARGRVRWRTAGRDCRSSVRFEATLNSRRSNRAARLIIGGSDPVHRSTGGTWRGESAKRLQAPHAPNTTTPYRST
- a CDS encoding cation-translocating P-type ATPase; this translates as MSDHSLDQIAAMSPLEVCAALQTAPHGLDEAEARRRRERYGPNAIADTLPVSTLRRLIAAFANWISLILLIAGLLAFLSDTPIIGWIILVVALLNGVFTAWQEYLAERAIAALRQLLPATAYVRRAGQVRQIPTTEVVPGDVLPLKPGTVVVADGYLISSDGLRVKQTALTGNAAPVTKVAGAMPDPTLALVERPNILLAGTVVFEGQGSLVVVHTGMQTLLGTIAESTAALRAEPSPLGQALNALAATITRVAIVAGIGAFLLTVVGQQFSVQAGIIFAIGMIVAFVPEGLLPTVTLALALARRRLARYGVLVRRLAGVESLSSATVLCLDRVETLTGSALTVNAIWAGGRVYTATGSGYRPEGAFLHERALVRVSSNPDLTAVLHAAVLCNNSRLLPPDASNPDWHIVGDPLEGALLATAARGGINDASIGNHVVRLQSFPHEPRRQLGSVVVTIERNGKRELAAYVRGAGRVVLSLCVAIQRRGMATALDEATRQEIEQIIDDHARTGQRVVAFAMRTLEEPQEGMMWRARDIEHDLTFLGFAALQEPPQPEVVRLIEGCHKAGIRVIVVTGAYGLAAEAAARRVGLIDTPHVHIVTGADLDDMSSANLGLLLAPLEDVIFAQMDAVHKRRIVEALQQRGEVVAFLGDSINDAPALRQAEIGVVVSASGTAVALAAADIVLNAQHPAGLLLAIEEGRAIFANIQKLAAYIFAHNVAEAAVIVVSVVAGIPLPLTVLQVLAIDVGTELLPSVALSAEPPEPGILEHPPRPRTAPLLDRETLLRTFAMLGMLEGMLALLAFFAVYWSAGWRPGMPMDNSGDLYAQATTLTYMAIVMAQVGVAFASRTRRSSVFHIGLFTNRALVIGTLLSVVLMLALVYVEPLATLFNFVPPPPELWLMLISFPAIMLLVDEIFKWWRRRHQTVRFAF
- a CDS encoding bifunctional hydroxymethylpyrimidine kinase/phosphomethylpyrimidine kinase, with amino-acid sequence MAHGVYETGAITAQNTLGTQAVELLSPNLVVARITPVLDNIGADAVKTGMPGAAPIIERVADVLRRSEVRQPVVDPVMVVNGGQARRPAARCRHGERPARGAVAAGPGHHAALPDASVLLGGRCRTRRICASRHGTRLPLLALRAAEGRTPLR
- a CDS encoding universal stress protein; the encoded protein is MTEQRAAPVRILVCISEEEQSQAVIRYAARVGVELGAELLALHVEPPGAATRRSARAAQQLERNLRLARDLGAHVRVIDSHRVVDSILRYAHDHNVQRIIVGKPRPRTWRHWFTGDIVTRLLRETDIPIEVAPGVAEEQITVGG
- the nuoE gene encoding NADH-quinone oxidoreductase subunit NuoE, coding for MSLIEKYGAEIESIIARYPHKRSAVLPLLFIAQDEYGYLTDAAMREVATLLDMPPTDVFEVAGFYSLLYEQPVGRWVLQVCDDVPCAFCGAEDLIAALQAKLGIAVDQTTPDGMFTLQRVKCLADCDHAPVLQANLEYYHDLTTPEKVDAVLAELRRRAESGEKLSISGRYADR
- a CDS encoding site-specific DNA-methyltransferase yields the protein MSFNAKLTNLLKTDPRFVDDNGELVLAAVQDAAWKIDHALVKLLLSNKEIKAKFFDEIECHRVFNTNTFLEYISQKNFLDNSYTRFRNRIGLTIDGKYSRERGEVLSLLRETEGLRYFAVVTDKWRVLDYVRQQNLRNPAYRYRPNELYDYLTRRLFKNLLHKDGGCYEIVFAKRGASDRTAALQAALETARQRFAQQWGVAANAPIRVISSTHRPSTQACKPLITSPGRQRLYEKGEDRYLNYCGMLFIWFRILTTNAPQVMACTIQKKPPP